The Anaerolineales bacterium DNA segment GCCTTGCACCATCCCACAGGCCCATCCTGATCGTAGGCGAGGACCCCGGGAAATTGGCCTGCACGGATGAGGTTCGAGGCGAAATCTCGATTCTGTGCAGCGCTTCTCGATTCCCACTGCACAGCGTCCTCGATGTGATAGTAGCAGCAATAACAACCGGACCATTCGGGGTTGTCGGAGAAAGCGGGTCCGTCGAAAAATGCCAGGTAATCCGGCAGAAGGGCGGAGGTCATTTTTCGAATCGTGATCGGATCGGGCATCGCAACCTCACGCGGTGATCTGTTGGGCTGGAATACCGTCTAGACTAAATTTGCGCCCGGCACTGCCTGCGATAGAGCTGCCGCCAGGGCGCATTCGTTGTGTTTGGTCGCCGCCAGGCTACTCGAACGACCTATGGAGTTCTTGAATGAGATCACTGCGCGTGTAGACGGTAATTACGTCCCCTTCCCGGAGCACGGTATGACCGTGAGGGATGATCACCTTGGAATTTCGATGAATCGATACGATGATGCAATCCTCAGGCAGATTGGAGGCGAGCTCGGAAATGTGTTTTCCCACCGCTCGATCGGTTTTATGCAAGGCCAGTTCCAGGTATTCCATTCCCTGTGATCGCTCGCGTTGGGTTCGCTCGATCCGTTGGCCCAATTCCGACCGACGCACCATGGCGATGTTGTAGGCACGGATGGTGTCCTGGCGCCCAATCACCCCGATCAATTGATGCGGATCGTCACGGGAGACCACGGGGATGCGACCCAACCCGCGAGGGCCCATCTTGATCAATACGTCCCCGATCGATTCATCCGGGTAGGCAAGCACCAGATCTTCGAACGGCGTACCGATGTCCTTTACGATCGTCTCTTTCGGCCGGCGTAATCGGACGGCATTTTCCAAATCACTCACCGTTACGATCCCCCACAGTTTTCCCTCTTCATCAAGGATGGGGAATCCCTGGTGGCGTTTCCGGCCGAGTGACTCGGAAAAGCCCTCGATGGACAGATCGTGGTCGAGGGTGTCGATCTCCGTGCGCATAACCTCGCTCACCTGAACACCCTGCAGCACGTCGACGTCGCGGCCGTAGCGTAGATTCACGCCGCGCCGCGCGAGTTTGAGTGTGTAGACCGACTGCTTGCGCATCATTTTTCGCGCCAACAGCGTGGCTACGACCACAGTCAACATCAACGGCAGGATGATGCGGTAATCGCCGGTAAGTTCAAAAAGGATCAACACGGCGGTCATCGGCGCCTGCGCGGCTGCCGCAAAAACCGCCCCCATACCGACCAGGGCGTATGCGCCGGCAGGCGCGGGTGTGAAGGGCACCGTCGACTGCAAGAGCACCCCGAACGCGGCGCCCAACATTGCCCCCATGAAGAGAGAAGGCGCGAAGACGCCTCCCGAACCTCCGGAGCCCAGGGTGATCGCCGTAGCCAGCAGCTTCAACACGAGCAGAACGAAGACGGCTTCGAGAACGACCTGGCTCTGCAGTGTGCTGCCGATTACCTCATATCCAACGTTGAAAATCTGCGGAAGGCTTTCCCACTGTACCGTCGTGAATTGTGGATAGACAAGCGCCAGCACACCGATGAGCGCGCCCCCTACAGCCGGCTGGATCCATTCGGGGACGGACTTCCAGCGGTCGAAAAGGTCTTCGAGGCCGTACAGCAGCTTCACGAAGGCCACTGCGACCAATGCAGCCAGAATTCCCAGGAGCGGATAGAAGAAGTACTCCCAGATACTGTTGATGTGGTATTGCGAGACGAGGGGAAAAGCCGCCACGTCGCCGAAGAATGCCTGTCCGATCACGCTGGCAGTTACCGACGAAATGACGACCGTACTGAAATGGGCCACCGAAAGTTCACCCAGAATGATCTCGATGGCGAATACGACACCTGCGATGGGTGCGTTGAACGTGGCCGCGATGCCGCCAGCCGCGCCGCAGGCGACGAGGTTGCGGATGCGTTCGTCGGAGAGACGGAAAATCTGGCCCACGGTAGATCCCAGGGCCGAACCGATCTGAACGATCGGACCTTCGCGCCCGACCGAACCACCGCTGCCGATGCAGAGTGAAGAGGCCAGGGATTTGATCAACGCCACGATGGGACGGATGCGCCCGCCCTTGAGCGCCACGGCTTCCATCACTTCCGGAACCCCGTGCCCCTTCGCCTCGCGGGCGAAATAGAAGACGAGAAGGCCGACGATCAAGCCGCCGACAGCCGGCACGATGACCACGTAGGCTTTTCCCCAGGAGGCCGTCAAATCCGGCATCCACTCATATCCAACCCATTCCACGCCGCGAATCAGGTATCGGAAGAGGACCGCGCCGATCCCCGCACCGATGCCGATCAAGATCGAGGTGAATACGAGGATGAATTCTTCTGAGGCCACCGGACTGGCCAGAAACCTGCTCCATAAGTTGCGCAGGCGCCGCATTAACACATGCGTGGGCTGCGCCACGTTCTCGCTTTCTACACTGGTCATTCAAACTCTCCAGACTGTTTTCGGTTAGAGCACGTGCGAAAGAAGTGTGCCTTTCGTGCAATTAGCATGTATAGGACGGTTGCGGAATTTCGTCAAGGGGATAATCGTCCAACGAGCGAGGTTCGAACGATCAGGTCATGCAAAATAATCCATCCAGGCGGTCATCGTCTACCGCAGCGGAAACACGGGAAGTTACAGCCAGACCAATAAGCGGCAAGCTTGAAACGAGCCGGAATCGCAGCATCGCGTACCTCGCAGTAAAGTAAGTGAGATTTTACCCGATACAAAGCCACCGATTCCTGCCTGGTACATCACCCTGCGATGAATCGGGAAATGGAGCAAGCCACAATCTTCCAAATCGAATACAATAACGTGGGCCGCCGGTTTTGCAGCCGACGCAAAACCGTCCGCATCCTACAATCGAATCGGATCAAGAAAGGAGCAACGTATCATGGACGAGATCTCCAGCTTTTTCAGAGGACTTTATGATCAATTTTTGCTTCGTGACGTCGTCGCCAAGGTCATTCCCGGATTATTGCCATTGATCGCGCTGAGCCTCTTATTCACGACTGGCTCCACATCTGGCGGCGATATTATCTATGCTCTGGGTATAGGATCTCCGCTCGTCAACGCGATCGTTTTCTTCGGCCTAGGCTTGATGCTCGGTATGCTGCTGCAATTTATCGGCAATCGAACCTACGTCTTCGGAAAACGTAACGTGGATTGGGGACCAAAGACTTTCACCATCCGCAGCAGATCGTTTTCTCTTCCTAAAATTAAGTTTTCCTTACCTGCTGTCGACTGGACACCCATCGTAGTTCATGTATGGGGCAGCGAAGAAGAGTCCATGAAGAAAGAGCTCGATTTTCGTCATTTCGCAAAGCAAATGGAGAATCGCGACTACGTACTCACTAAACGCGAGCGTTTAGTTGTTTTTAAAGAGATGGCTGGAAATTATGCCGTTGCTTTCAGCCTGGCTTTCGTAATCTCACTCGTAATTTGGATCATCAATATTTTCGACGACCCTGACATATTCAACATCAGAAGCATCCTTTTCTTTGTGATACTCTGGATAATCTTGATGGTTTTAAGCCGGCAAAACAAGTCACTTGCGAGCCAACAAAAAAGCTGGGAAAAAATCGTCATCGAATCGAAGGGCAATCTACCCCTCGGGGCGGCCAAACCGGCGGCGAGAACCACACGGAAGGCCAAATCCTGATTGTCGAATGTATCAAAGAAGAAGCTCACCATGTTGCCCCTGCAATGTGGTGAGCTTTTGCTTACCGCGCCATGCTTTCGATGTATTCCAACGATTGATGGCGGAAATAGGTGTTGTACAAATCGGCGTAATGCCCCCCTTGCGCCATTAAGGATTCGTGCGTGCCTTGCGACAGTATTCGCCCGTGGTCCATGACGATGATGCGATCGGCGTTCTGAACCGTCCACAGCCGGTGGGCGATGATCACCGAAGTGCGATCGCGCATCACCGACTGCAAACCTTCCTGGATCTGGGTCTCCGTAAATGGATCGACGCTGGCGGTGGCCTCGTCCAGAATCAAGATCGCAGGATTCTTGAGCAGCACGCGCGCCAACGCCACGAGTTGCCGCTGCCCCATGGACAGATGCGCGCCGCGCTCGCCGACGTAGGTCTCCAGCCCTTTGGGCAAATCCTCCAACCACGCACCTGCACTGATGTGCATCGCCGCCTGGACCACTTCTTCGTCCGATGCGCCGGGACGTGCGTAGCGGATGTTGTCGCCCACCGTCGTGGAAAATAGAAACGGATCCTGCGGTACCAGGCCGATATGCCGGCGGTAGTCGTCCAGGTCGAAGCGGCGTATGTCGTGTTCATCGACGAGCAGCTCACCCTCTTGAAATTCATAGAAGCGCGCGATCAGATTGGCGATACTGCTCTTCCCCGCTCCGGTGTGTCCCACCAATGCCAGCGTCTCACCGGGAGTAATGGTGAGGGAGAAATCCGGAAGCACGACCTCCTTCTCCGTGTATCGAAAACACACGTGTTTGAATTCGATCCTGCCCTGCATGTGTTCGATGCGATCGTGCGCCACCTGCACGACTATCGGTTCGGCGTCGATCAAGGCGAAAACACGTTCGGCTGCGGAAAGACCGTCCTGGAACTGACTCCAGAATGAAGCGATGCTCATCATGGGGAACCAGAAGAATCCGACCGCCTGCATGAACAGATACCAATCGCCCGGTGTGAGATTCCCGGCTTCGACCTGAATCCCGCCGCTGTATACCAACAGCGCCACACCCAATCCGGACGAGAGTCCCATGATGGGGAAAATCGAATTCAAGGTCAAACCGCGGCGTATCCCCACCTGATACCCCTGGCGGTTGTTGCGTTCGAAGGTGTCGTAGATCGCCCGCTC contains these protein-coding regions:
- a CDS encoding chloride channel protein; protein product: MTSVESENVAQPTHVLMRRLRNLWSRFLASPVASEEFILVFTSILIGIGAGIGAVLFRYLIRGVEWVGYEWMPDLTASWGKAYVVIVPAVGGLIVGLLVFYFAREAKGHGVPEVMEAVALKGGRIRPIVALIKSLASSLCIGSGGSVGREGPIVQIGSALGSTVGQIFRLSDERIRNLVACGAAGGIAATFNAPIAGVVFAIEIILGELSVAHFSTVVISSVTASVIGQAFFGDVAAFPLVSQYHINSIWEYFFYPLLGILAALVAVAFVKLLYGLEDLFDRWKSVPEWIQPAVGGALIGVLALVYPQFTTVQWESLPQIFNVGYEVIGSTLQSQVVLEAVFVLLVLKLLATAITLGSGGSGGVFAPSLFMGAMLGAAFGVLLQSTVPFTPAPAGAYALVGMGAVFAAAAQAPMTAVLILFELTGDYRIILPLMLTVVVATLLARKMMRKQSVYTLKLARRGVNLRYGRDVDVLQGVQVSEVMRTEIDTLDHDLSIEGFSESLGRKRHQGFPILDEEGKLWGIVTVSDLENAVRLRRPKETIVKDIGTPFEDLVLAYPDESIGDVLIKMGPRGLGRIPVVSRDDPHQLIGVIGRQDTIRAYNIAMVRRSELGQRIERTQRERSQGMEYLELALHKTDRAVGKHISELASNLPEDCIIVSIHRNSKVIIPHGHTVLREGDVITVYTRSDLIQELHRSFE
- a CDS encoding ABC transporter ATP-binding protein, with the protein product MGFILDGLDTEAYDREYGDRVLLARILSYFRPFGRQVLYVAVALTINSVAGSGAPIAIARAIDVVGKNPSLTSIALSCSLVLLMGGLAWISNFARQWLSARVIGDVVLKLREDVFDATVRHDMSFYDEHPSGKIVSRVTSDTQDFSEVVTLVVNLLSQFMQIGILTIWLMSINTGLSLILYAMAPLAVVIALSFRRVARRVTQNARRVTAKINAQIQESISGIFVAKSFRKERAIYDTFERNNRQGYQVGIRRGLTLNSIFPIMGLSSGLGVALLVYSGGIQVEAGNLTPGDWYLFMQAVGFFWFPMMSIASFWSQFQDGLSAAERVFALIDAEPIVVQVAHDRIEHMQGRIEFKHVCFRYTEKEVVLPDFSLTITPGETLALVGHTGAGKSSIANLIARFYEFQEGELLVDEHDIRRFDLDDYRRHIGLVPQDPFLFSTTVGDNIRYARPGASDEEVVQAAMHISAGAWLEDLPKGLETYVGERGAHLSMGQRQLVALARVLLKNPAILILDEATASVDPFTETQIQEGLQSVMRDRTSVIIAHRLWTVQNADRIIVMDHGRILSQGTHESLMAQGGHYADLYNTYFRHQSLEYIESMAR